The Prosthecomicrobium sp. N25 nucleotide sequence GGGTGGCCGGCCGGACCTTCGTGTTCTGCCTCCCCGGCTCGCCCGGCGCCTGCCGCGACGCCTGGGACGGCATCCTCGCCGCCCAGCTCGACTACCGCCACCGCCCCTGCAACTTCGTCGAGATCATGCCGAGGCTCGACGAGCACCTGAAGCGCGGCAAGCTCCAGGGCGCCTGAGCCAGGGTGGTCCGCAAGGGCCTATGCGGGTCGTTCCAGGTCGAAGGTCAGGAAGCCGTCCACCCAGCGCCGGTCTCGGACAACGAAGCGCCCCTTGATCCAGCGATGCCAGTCGGCATCCGTGATCCTGACGTGATCGGCCTGCAGCGGCCATCCGGACGCGGAGAGCTTCCGCCTCGCGGTCTCGACGCTCGTCTCCAGCCCTGGCTGGTGCCAGTGCAGGCGGCTCGCCCCTCGGCCCGTCACCCGGTAGCGCAGCTCCTCGAGAGCCAGCCTCGCGACGTCCCGCCAGGTCGGTTCGACGTCCTCCAGGACCACGAGGGCCACCCCGCCGGGACGCAGCACGCGGTGCATCTCGGCCACGCAGCGTTCAGGGTCTTGCGCGTGGTTGAAGCTCCAGAAGGACAGGGCACCGTCGAAGCTGCAATCCCCGAAGGGCAAGGCCTCGCCGACCCCCGAGACGAAGTCCGGCTCGACCGCCGCCGGAGACAGCCGTCGACGAATGTCCGGCCAGGGCGCCTCGTTCCAACTCGGACTGGGATCGAGCACGACATAGCGCACGTCGGCGCGGAGAAACCCGGCCGCGAGCCCGGCGCCTCCGCCGATGTCCAGCACGTCGCCCCGGAAGGCTGCCAGCGCGGCGGCATGCGGACGGTATTCGTAGTCGAGGAGTTGCGCGGCCCGGGCCTCGTCCGCGGCGAACGTGGCGTACCAGTCTTCCATCTCGGCCTGCCTGGCCTGCCATTCGCTGTCCACCGGCCGCCTCCGATCGCCCCGGCGCAACCGTATCGGTCCGCCGCGTTTCGGAAAACCCGCCGGCGGGAAGAACCTCGGGCTGACACGGGTCCGGTCCCTTGCTAGGTCCTCGGTAGAGAAGCCCGTCAGCAGCAGCCGGAGAGCCCATGCCCATCCTGAACGGCCGCCGCGTCGACGGCCCGACCGCGCCCTTCGACCTATCCGATCGCGGCCTGCTTCTCGGCGACGGCCTCTTCGACACGCTGGTGGCCTTCGGCGGCCACGCCTGGCGCGGTGAGGCGCACCTGGAGCGGTTGGCGGCCGGCGCAGCCCAGTTGGCCATCCCGGTCGCGCGCGCCACTCTCGAGGAGACCCTCGCGGCCGTGCTCGCCGAGGCGCCGGCCGCCGCCACCGTCCGGCTGACGCTCACCCGCGGCCCGGGTCCCCGGGGCCTGAAGCCGCCGGACGCGCCGACCCCGACCCTCCTCGCCACCGCGGCGCCCTGGTCGCCCGCCATCGTGTTCCGCCCCGTCCGGCTCGCCCTCGCCGAGGCGCGCCGCAACGACCGCTCGCCGACGAGCCGCCTGAAGACGCTCGGCTACCTCGACCCCGTCCTGGCCACCGCGGCGGCGGCCGCCCGCGGCTTCGACGACGCTCTCTTCCTCGACACGGCCGACCGGGTCGCCTGCGCCACCATGGCGAACGTCTTCGCGGTCCACGGTCGGGTCCTCACGACCCCGCCGGTCTCCGACGGCATCCTCCCCGGCGTCGCCCGGGCCGCGGTGCTCGAGGCCGCTCCCGCGCTCGGCCTGGCGCCGCGCGAGGCGAGCCTCGCCCTGGCCGACCTGGCCGAGGCCGACGAGGTCTTCCTGACCAACAGCGTCCGCCTGGTCCTGCCCGTGACGGCGATCGAGGACCGGCCGGTCCCGGGCGCCGCCCGTTCGCCCGTGGCCCGGGCCGTGCTCGCCGCCCTGCTCGACGACATCCGGCGGGCGACGGGGGCCGACCCGGGGGTCTCGCTCGCCGATTGACCGCATGATCCCCGCCGACTAGGGTCCGCGCGCAATCCGCCAGGCATCCGACGGGCCCGCCATGATCGACCCCGCGCTCCCCGCCCACATGCGTCCCGACCGGTCCTTCCAGGGGCTGATCCTGACGCTCCAGCGCTTCTGGGCCGACTACGGCTGCGTCATCCTGCAGCCCTACGACATGGAGGTCGGCGCGGGCACCTTCCACCCTGCGACGACGTTGCGCGCCCTCGGCCCGAACCCCTGGCGCGCCGCCTACGTGCAGCCCTCCCGCCGCCCGAAGGACGGCCGCTACGGCGAGAACCCGAACCGGCTGCAGCACTATTACCAGTACCAGGTGATCCTGAAGCCGAACCCGCCGAACCTGCAGGAACTCTACCTGAAGAGCCTCTACGCCATCGGCATCGATCCGGCCCTGCACGACATCCGCTTCGTCGAGGACGACTGGGAGAGCCCGACTCTCGGGGCCTGGGGACTCGGCTGGGAATGCTGGTGCGACGGCATGGAGGTGAGCCAGTTCACCTACTTCCAGCAGGTCGCCGGCTACGAATGCGCGCCCGTCTCCGGCGAACTGACCTACGGCCTCGAGCGCCTCGCCATGTACGTCCAGGGCGTCGACAACGTCTACGACCTGAATTTCAACGGCTACGAGGGCGACGCCAAGGTGACCTACGGCGACGTCTTCCTGCAGGCCGAGCAGGAATACTCCCGCCACAATTTCGAACACTCCGACACGGAGATGCTGTTCGAGCAGTTCCGCATGGCCGAGGCCGCCTGCCGGAAGTATCTGGACGCCGGTTGGGTCGACGCGGACAGGAGCCGCCACCGGATGGCGCTGCCCGCCTACGACCAGTGCATCAAGGCGAGCCACGTCTTCAACCTGCTCGACGCCCGCGGCGTGATCTCCGTCACCGAGCGCCAGAGCTACATCCTGCGCGTCCGCGAGCTCGCCAAGGCCTGCGGCGGCGCCTGGCTCGCCACCGCGGGCGGCGGCGCCGCCTGAGACGATCCCGGCGGATTCGACCCGACGGGCCGCGGCCCCGCCCCGACGGGCGTCCCGCGCCCCGTGATGGCGTCGCCGGCGAAACGCACTGTCCATCACTTTCGCGATCGACAGCCCCGGTGACGCAGCGATAGCGTCTGCCGACCAGGAACGAACCGGAGATTCCCCATGTCCGCAGCCGTCGTCGCCCAAAAGGCCCCCTATCCCGTCGAGGTGAAGGCCGGCGAGTCCTATTGGTGGTGCGCCTGCGGGCGGTCCGCCAACCAGCCCTTCTGCGACGGCTCGCACACGGGCACCGGCATTACGCCGGTCGAGTGGGTCTCCGACAAGGACGGCAAGGCCTTCTTCTGCGGCTGCAAGGCGACCCAGAAGCCGACCATGTGCGACGGGTCGCACAAGGCGCTCTGACGCGCGCGGCTAGGGACGCCCGCTGCGGCCGGCGCCCCAGTCCGACGCGAGCCGGAGGAAGTTGGCGAACATCGTCAGTCCGCCTTCGGTCAGGACCGATTCGGGGTGGAACTGCACGCCCCAGGTCGGCTCGCTCCGGTGCGCCAGGCCCATGATCTCGCCGTCCTCCGACCGCGCGGTGACGACGAGCGGGCTCGCCTGCGGATCGTCGATCTCCACGACGAGCGAGTGGTAGCGCCCGACCCTGAGCGGGCTCGGCAGCCCGGCGAAGATTCCGGTCCCGTCATGGGTCACGAGCGAGGCCCGCCCGTGCATCGGGGTGTGTGCCCGCGTCACCCGCAGCCCCGCGACCGCCCCCATGCACTGGTGGCCGAGGCAGACGCCGAGGATGGGCAGCCGGCCCGAGAAGGCCCGGATCGCCGCGTTGGAAACCCCGGCCTCCGCCGGCGTGCAGGGTCCCGGGGACACCACGATCGCCTCCGGCGCCATCGCGGCGATATCGGCGACCGTGACCGCGTCGTTGCGGACGAGGCGCGTCTCCGCCCCGAGGATGCGGAAGTGCCGCGCCACGTTGGCGACGAAGCTGTCGTAGTTGTCGATGACCAGGATCACCGGCCGCCCGTCCCCTCACCGCGCTCCGGCCGGAACGCCTCGAAGATGCGCGCCGCCTTGGTGAGCGTCTCCTCGTATTCGGCGACCGGGTCGGACAGCATCGTCACGCCGCCGCCCGCATGGAACACCGCCTCGCCGTCCCGGAACGTGACGGTCCGGATGGCGATGTTGAGGTCCATCGAGCCGTCGAAGCCCAGGAACCCGATCGACCCGCAGTAGACGCCGCGCGCCCAGCGCTCCACCTCGGTGATGATCTCCATCGCGCGAATCTTCGGCGCGCCCGTGATGGACCCGCCGGGGAAGCTCGCGCGGATGAGGTCGACCGGGCCGCGCCCGGCCTCGAGCCGGCCCGTGACGACGCTCGTCAGATGGTGGACCGACGCGTAGCTTTCCAGCCCGCACAGGACCGGCACCTTGACGCTCTCCGGCCGGCAGACCCGCGACAGGTCGTTGCGCAGGAGGTCGACGATCATGACGTTTTCGGCCCGGTCCTTCTCCGAGGCGATCAGCTCCGCCGCCCGCGCCGCGTCCTCGCGCGCGTCCGGCGATCGCCGCGCCGTCCCCTTGATCGGCCGGGCCTCGACCTCGTCGCCCACCACCGTCACGAAGCGCTCCGGCGACGAGGAGGCGATCTGAAACCCGCCGCAGTCGAGCCACGCCGCGAAGGGCGCGGGGTTGACGACCCGCAGGCGCCCATAGAAGGCGAGCGGGTCGAAACCGAGGGCAAGCGGAGCGGAGAAGCGCTGGGCGATGTTGGCCTGGAAGATGTCCCCGGCCCGGATCCACTCGACCACGCGGGCGACCGCCGCCGCATAGCTCTCGCGGGTGAAGTTGGAACCCCACGCAAGCTCGGCCGTTGCCTCCCCGAGCGCGGGCTTCGCCGGGCGCTCCAGGCGGGCGAGGAATTCGGCCGCCCGGGCCTCCGCTCGTCCTCGCCGCGACACCGGGTCACTCTCGGGCCACCCGGTGGAAACCACGAACGAGCGGTTCGCCACGTGATCGAACGACACGACGACGTCGTAGAAGTGCAGGAGAACCTCCGGGATCGCGGGTTCCGCGAAGGCCGGCTCCGGCAGGCGTTCGAGGTCGCGTCCGAAGTCGTAGGCGAGGAACCCCGCCGCGCCGCCCTGGAAGGGCCCCGGGCCGGGAACGGTTTCCTGCCGGTAGAGCGCGAGGCGCTCGGCAAGCCGGTCGAGCGGGTCGCCGGCGAGCGGCGTGCCGTTCCACGCCGCCGTCCCGCCACGGACCTCGAAGGTCCCGAACGGGTCGGCGGCGACCGACGAGAAGCGGCCGAGGCGGGGATCCCGCATCGCGCTGTCGAAGAAGACGGGCCGCGCCAGGCCGTCGAGGCGAAGGAGCGCCTCGAAGGGATCGGTGAGGTCGAGGTCGAGGATCAGCATCGAAGGGCCCGGCTCGCTGCCGACCACATAGGCCCGCCCCGCGCCCGTGTCGATGGGCGCTCGCGTCGCGGCTTGCCTGAACGGCGCGCCGCAGGGCCGTTCAGGGCGGGTTCAGTGGCCGACGCGCAGTCTGGGACCAAGTGGAAAGCCCTCGGGCCGAAGCCCGAACGGAGGCGACGATGACAGGCAGAAACAATTTCGGTTTCGTCTTTTCGCTGATGGAACGGTCGGACATCCGCGTTCCCGGCAACGAGGACGGCGAACTCTTCATGATCGACGCGGCCACGCTCGAGGACGTCGAGGCGCAGCTTCTCGCCGAGCGCATGCTCGGCCTGCATCCCATGGCGACGGAAGAGTTCGCCTTCGCCACCGTCCACTGACGGTCGGGTCTCAGCCGCGCGGGCGATAGACCCCGTCCGCCCCGCGGACCAGCGTGCCGGCCTCGACCGGCGCCTTCACGGGCTCCGACCGCGTCGCCTTCAGCGCCTTCTCGACCCGGTCCATCTCCCGCTTCACGAACTTGTAGCCCGCGAGCGCGGCCGCCCCGACGGCAGCGATGACGAAGACCTGCGGCATGGGTTCGGGCCTCTCCTGAAGAAACCGGCCCGCCCAGCTTAGCAGGAACTTGGGCGGAATGGAGGAGGGATCCCCCGGGGCGGGCATCTGTCGCGCGTCCGGCCTCGTTGCGGCGGCCGTCTCAGAGGCCGTAGCGCGCCCACAGGGAGCGCGCCTCGATGGCGCCGAGCGCCTGTTCAGGCAGGGAGCCGCCGAGCGCCGCCCCGCCCGCCCCGCCGAGCCGGCGCCCGAACAGGCCGCGGGGCTCCTGGATCAGGCGGAGCTTCGCCTCCGCGCCGAAGCGCTCCTTGACGAAGGAGCGGACGTCGCCGAGGGCGTCCACCAGCCCGAGCGCCAGCGCCTTCCGCCCGGTCCAGAAAAGCCCCGTGAAGAGGCCCTCCTCGTCGTGCCGCAGCCGTGACCCGCGCCGCTCGCGCACGAGGTCGATGAAGGTCTCGTGGATTTCGAGCTGCAGGGCCTTCAGATGCTCCACGTCTTCCGGCTTCTCCGGCCGGAACGGGTCGAGCACCGCCTTGTTCTCGCCCGCCGTGTGCACGCGGCGCTCGATGCCGAGCTTGTCGAGGAGATCGACGAAGCCGAAGCCCGCCGACACGACCCCGATCGAGCCGACGATCGAGGACGGGTCCGCGACGATCTCGTCGCCCGCGCAGGCGATCATGTAGCCGCCCGACGCGCCGACGTCCTCGATGAAGACGAGGACCTTCTTGTCCTTCTCCTCGGCGAGCTGCCGGATCCGCTCGAAGATCAGACGCGACTGCACCGGCGAACCGCCCGGCGAGTTGATCAGGATCGCCACTGCCGGCGCGCGCGGCGCCGCGAAGGCCCGCTCCAGCCGGCCCGCCACGGTCGCCAGGGTCATTCCCCCTGAGATCGGGTTGACGAGCCCGATGGGACCGCTGAGCCGGACGGCGGGAATGACGACGAGATCCTTGCGGAAACGTGCCGGAACGAGCTTTGCGAGCGAACGGCGCAGGTCGGCGAGCACGGCCATGGAGACCTCGGGCAGGATGCGGGACCCTCAACATAGGGTCCGCCCCGGCCTCGCGCCACTGGCCGCCTCAGGCGTCGGCCCGGCCCCGCGCGTACTGCGCCGCCGCCGCTCGGGTCTCCGGCGGGGTGCCGGCATGTTCCTGCGCCGCCAGGGCGGCCCCGAGCACGGGCGCCGCCGGGCGCTGCGGCGACAGGGGCGGGGCGGCCGCAGCCGCGATCGCGGGAGCCGCCGGGGTCGCGGGCGGGGCCTCGTCCACCGGGCGGGCAGCCGCGGCGGTCGGGCGCGTGCCGGCGAGCGGCACGGTGTCGAAACTGGATCCGAGGCTGGAGATCCCCATGGAGCGTCCCCGTCGGGCGCTGTCGGCGAAGAAGCCGCCGGCCGTGGCCCGTCACCTCGCCAGATTGCAGGACGTTTCGCAATGTCTCGTCAAGCGAGACGGTAAGATTTGAGCGACCCTACGGTTTCCCGTCGAGCGCCTCCTTGAGAGCCAGGAAGTCCCGCCAGGCGAGCCGCTTCTGCAGGGGCTGGCGGAGCAGGTAGGCCGGGTGCAGGGTCGCCAGCGCCCGGATCTCCCGTTGCCCGGTCCGGTGAGTCAGCCACTTGCCGCGGAGCTTCAGGATCCCCTCGGTCGTCCCGACGATCGCGGAGGCGGAGGCCCCGCCCAGGAAGACGAGCACGTCCGGATCGGCGAGCTCGATCTGCCGCAGAATGAAGGGCTTGCAGATCTCCGTCTCCTGCGGGGTCGGCGTCCGGTTGCCGGGCGGCCGCCAGGGCACCACGTTGGCGATGTAGGCGCCCGACCGGTCGAGCCCGATCGCCTTCAGCATGCGGTCGAGGAGCTGGCCCGAGCGGCCCACGAAGGGCAGCCCCTGCTCGTCCTCCTCCCGGCCCGGCGCCTCGCCGACGAACATCAGCCGCCCCTGCGGATTGCCGTCCGCGAAGACGAGCCGGCGCGCGGTGAGCCGCAGGTTGCACCCCTCGAAGCCGGCCAGGATGTCGCGGAGCTCGTCGAGCGACCGCGCCGAGCGTGCCGCCTCGCGGGCCGCCATGACGGCCTGGTCGCCCGGGATCCCGGCCTTGACGGCGGGCTTCGCCACCGGCTGCGGCTGCGGCTCGAACCGCGGCCGCTCGGGCGGCAGCGGCACGGTGGCCGGAGGCCCGGCCGGCCGCGTCACGCGCGGCTCCGGGGGAGGCGGGGCGGGGCGCACCGCCGGGGCCGGCGCCGCCGGCGCCGGGAGCCGGGCGGCGGCTGCCGGAGGCGGCGGCGCGGCCGCGCGCGCCTTGCGGCTCTCCGCCTCGCGCCGGCTCTCCTCGAACCGGTCGACCGGTTCGTCCGCGAGCGCATCGTCGACCCCGACCGCGCGGTACCAGTCGAGGAGCGCGCGGACGGCCTCCTGGGTGGCGACGATCCCGCGACTGAGCCCTTCCGCCACCTTGGCCGTTCCCTGCAAGTCGACTATGAGGTCGGGGCCACTATAGAACCGGAGCCCCGCGTGAGGCGAGCCGCGTGCGGTCCGTTCCGGTTTTCCACACGTTTTCCACAGGGTGTCCCCATGTCCGGGCACCCGGGTCGTTCAGCCGAGGAGCCCCCGATGGCGCACCAGGACCTGCCCGAGCGCGAGAGCATGGAGTTCGACGTCGTGATCGTGGGCGCGGGCCCCGCCGGGCTCGCCGCCGCGATCCGGTTGAAGCAGTGCGCCGCGGAGGCCGGGTCGGACATTTCCGTCGTGGTCCTCGAAAAGGGCTCGGAGGTCGGTGCTCACATTCTCTCCGGCGCCGTCATCGATCCGATCGCGCTCGACCGGCTTCTGCCGGAGTGGCGCGGCGAGGACACGCCGATCAAGACCCCGGTGACCGAGGACGTCTTCCTGTTCCTCGGCCCGGCCGGCTCCGTGCGCCTGCCGAACCTGCTGATGCCGAAGCTCATGGACAACCATGGCAACTTCGTCGTCAGCCTCGGCAACGTCTGCCGCTGGCTCGCCGCGAAGGCGGAGGCCCTGGGGGTCGAGATCTATCCCGGCTTCGCCGCCTCCGAAGTGCTCTACGACGAAGCCGGCCGGGTGATCGGCGTCGCCACCGGCGATATGGGGCTGGGCCGTGAC carries:
- a CDS encoding class I SAM-dependent methyltransferase: MDSEWQARQAEMEDWYATFAADEARAAQLLDYEYRPHAAALAAFRGDVLDIGGGAGLAAGFLRADVRYVVLDPSPSWNEAPWPDIRRRLSPAAVEPDFVSGVGEALPFGDCSFDGALSFWSFNHAQDPERCVAEMHRVLRPGGVALVVLEDVEPTWRDVARLALEELRYRVTGRGASRLHWHQPGLETSVETARRKLSASGWPLQADHVRITDADWHRWIKGRFVVRDRRWVDGFLTFDLERPA
- a CDS encoding uracil-DNA glycosylase — encoded protein: MAEGLSRGIVATQEAVRALLDWYRAVGVDDALADEPVDRFEESRREAESRKARAAAPPPPAAAARLPAPAAPAPAVRPAPPPPEPRVTRPAGPPATVPLPPERPRFEPQPQPVAKPAVKAGIPGDQAVMAAREAARSARSLDELRDILAGFEGCNLRLTARRLVFADGNPQGRLMFVGEAPGREEDEQGLPFVGRSGQLLDRMLKAIGLDRSGAYIANVVPWRPPGNRTPTPQETEICKPFILRQIELADPDVLVFLGGASASAIVGTTEGILKLRGKWLTHRTGQREIRALATLHPAYLLRQPLQKRLAWRDFLALKEALDGKP
- a CDS encoding CDGSH iron-sulfur domain-containing protein, whose translation is MSAAVVAQKAPYPVEVKAGESYWWCACGRSANQPFCDGSHTGTGITPVEWVSDKDGKAFFCGCKATQKPTMCDGSHKAL
- a CDS encoding S49 family peptidase, translated to MRRSLAKLVPARFRKDLVVIPAVRLSGPIGLVNPISGGMTLATVAGRLERAFAAPRAPAVAILINSPGGSPVQSRLIFERIRQLAEEKDKKVLVFIEDVGASGGYMIACAGDEIVADPSSIVGSIGVVSAGFGFVDLLDKLGIERRVHTAGENKAVLDPFRPEKPEDVEHLKALQLEIHETFIDLVRERRGSRLRHDEEGLFTGLFWTGRKALALGLVDALGDVRSFVKERFGAEAKLRLIQEPRGLFGRRLGGAGGAALGGSLPEQALGAIEARSLWARYGL
- the pabB gene encoding aminodeoxychorismate synthase component I, with the protein product MLILDLDLTDPFEALLRLDGLARPVFFDSAMRDPRLGRFSSVAADPFGTFEVRGGTAAWNGTPLAGDPLDRLAERLALYRQETVPGPGPFQGGAAGFLAYDFGRDLERLPEPAFAEPAIPEVLLHFYDVVVSFDHVANRSFVVSTGWPESDPVSRRGRAEARAAEFLARLERPAKPALGEATAELAWGSNFTRESYAAAVARVVEWIRAGDIFQANIAQRFSAPLALGFDPLAFYGRLRVVNPAPFAAWLDCGGFQIASSSPERFVTVVGDEVEARPIKGTARRSPDAREDAARAAELIASEKDRAENVMIVDLLRNDLSRVCRPESVKVPVLCGLESYASVHHLTSVVTGRLEAGRGPVDLIRASFPGGSITGAPKIRAMEIITEVERWARGVYCGSIGFLGFDGSMDLNIAIRTVTFRDGEAVFHAGGGVTMLSDPVAEYEETLTKAARIFEAFRPERGEGTGGR
- a CDS encoding glycine--tRNA ligase subunit alpha, which gives rise to MIDPALPAHMRPDRSFQGLILTLQRFWADYGCVILQPYDMEVGAGTFHPATTLRALGPNPWRAAYVQPSRRPKDGRYGENPNRLQHYYQYQVILKPNPPNLQELYLKSLYAIGIDPALHDIRFVEDDWESPTLGAWGLGWECWCDGMEVSQFTYFQQVAGYECAPVSGELTYGLERLAMYVQGVDNVYDLNFNGYEGDAKVTYGDVFLQAEQEYSRHNFEHSDTEMLFEQFRMAEAACRKYLDAGWVDADRSRHRMALPAYDQCIKASHVFNLLDARGVISVTERQSYILRVRELAKACGGAWLATAGGGAA
- a CDS encoding anthranilate synthase component II — translated: MILVIDNYDSFVANVARHFRILGAETRLVRNDAVTVADIAAMAPEAIVVSPGPCTPAEAGVSNAAIRAFSGRLPILGVCLGHQCMGAVAGLRVTRAHTPMHGRASLVTHDGTGIFAGLPSPLRVGRYHSLVVEIDDPQASPLVVTARSEDGEIMGLAHRSEPTWGVQFHPESVLTEGGLTMFANFLRLASDWGAGRSGRP
- a CDS encoding aminotransferase class IV, coding for MPILNGRRVDGPTAPFDLSDRGLLLGDGLFDTLVAFGGHAWRGEAHLERLAAGAAQLAIPVARATLEETLAAVLAEAPAAATVRLTLTRGPGPRGLKPPDAPTPTLLATAAPWSPAIVFRPVRLALAEARRNDRSPTSRLKTLGYLDPVLATAAAAARGFDDALFLDTADRVACATMANVFAVHGRVLTTPPVSDGILPGVARAAVLEAAPALGLAPREASLALADLAEADEVFLTNSVRLVLPVTAIEDRPVPGAARSPVARAVLAALLDDIRRATGADPGVSLAD